One genomic region from Phocoena sinus isolate mPhoSin1 chromosome 3, mPhoSin1.pri, whole genome shotgun sequence encodes:
- the TLE6 gene encoding transducin-like enhancer protein 6 isoform X4, with product MATRSSDWLQQTPGVDTVHQLDMRPSWDSEPRFWQDVLTQQLWQIFTGTQERPRRRTTEQAPGQESQEPAPRYLGVKLLPKDTLGNPGGRRAARPGGGEPHLPLIHSFLCPVLSPATPSPNSSEGSRKGSTGRGTVGEGVFSHMAQELPVKTYQFLKPICWDPEDFENTWNRPDALPWQSKKLAVPHRVEKVRRLEHGEPVLATAVSSFTRHAFTCGRGGVKVWSLVSQVVEAKFPESYLRVQTQGAYLRTCLLFSNSTALLTGGHNLTSVSLWDLTAPSLYVRAELPCAGLTCQALAASPEDNLAFAGFTDGSVRIWDLRNQSVVRDLLGHLNGAKSIAVKDRHIWTGGLDACLRCWDLRTTGEPQEYQFESQIMSLSPSPWEDWVLVGTANGQQWLQPSLGGQKHMVGCKDGTILGLKFSPLGQWWVSVGTDNLVSVFSMPMGTTVVQVPETSSVMCCDVSPSNHLIATGSRDHASVYQITY from the exons ATGGCCACGAGGTCATCCGACTGGCTCCAGCAGACCCCCGGAGTGGACACAGTCCACCAGCTAGACATGCGGCCATCCTGGGACTCGGAGCCCCGGTTTTGGCAGGATGTTCTGACACAGCAGCTCTGGCAGATTTTTACTGGGACCCAGGAGCGCCCAAGACGCAGGA CGACAGAGCAGGCGCCAGGCCAG GAAAGCCAGGAGCCAGCACCACGATACTTGGGAGTGAAACTGCTCCCCAAGGACACTTTGGGTAATCCTGGTGGGAGGAGGGCAGCccgccctgggggaggggagccacaCCTGCCACTGATCCACTCTTTTCTCTGCCCAGTTCTCAGCCCAGCTACgccctcccccaactcctctGAGGGCTCCCGAAAGGGAAGCACAGGACGGGGCACTGTAGGAGAGGGGGTGTTCTCCCACATGGCCCAG GAGCTTCCTGTAAAAACCTATCAATTTCTGAAGCCCAT ATGCTGGGACCCTGAGGACTTTGAAAACACGTGGAATAGGCCTGATGCCTTGCCCTGGCAGTCCAAGAAGCTGGCCGTGCCACACAGAGTGGAGAAGGTACGGAGGCTAGAACATGGGGAGCCCGTGCTGGCCACGGCCGTCAGCAGCTTCACGCGGCACGCCTTCACCTGTGGCAGGGGTGGCGTCAAGGTGTGGAGCCTGGTCAGCCAGGTGGTGGAGGCCAAGTTTCCAGAGAGCTACCTGCGTGTACAG ACCCAGGGGGCCTACCTGCGCACTTGCTTGCTGTTCTCAAACAGCACGGCCCTGCTGACGGGTGGCCACAACCTGACCAGCGTGAGCCTGTGGGACCTGACAGCACCTTCCCTGTACGTGAGAGCGGAGCTGCCCTGTGCGGGCCTCACCTGCCAGGCCCTGGCCGCCAGCCCTGAGGACAACCTGGCCTTTGCCGGTTTCACCGATGGCAGTGTCAGGATCTGGGACCTGCGGAACCAGAGCGTGGTCAG GGACCTGCTGGGTCACCTGAACGGTGCCAAGAGCATCGCTGTCAAAGACCGGCACATCTGGACAGGGGGTCTGGACGCCTGCCTGCGGTGCTGGGACCTGAGGACCACTGGGGAGCCCCAGGAATACCAGTTTGAGTCTCAG ATAATGAgcctgtcccccagcccctgggaggaCTGGGTGCTGGTGGGCACAGCCAATGGCCAGCAGTGGCTGCAGCCCAGCCTTGGGGGCCAGAAGCACATGGTGGGATGTAAGGACGGCACCATCCTCGGTCTCAAGTTCTCCCCGCTGG GCCAGTGGTGGGTGAGCGTGGGGACGGACAACCTGGTCAGCGTCTTCAGCATGCCCATGGGGACCACAGTGGTCCAG GTACCTGAGACGTCCTCCGTCATGTGCTGCGACGTGTCTCCCAGCAACCACCTGATCGCCACGGGGTCCAGGGACCACGCCTCAGTGTACCAGATCACGTACTGA
- the TLE6 gene encoding transducin-like enhancer protein 6 isoform X2: protein MAHPEAGYYQNALDQLKQHFPRFPTHLTTQMDSAYYLFQEIRQGLQEHHKQAENFLQIVEICNQSLGFQLGEHQGNQEFPSEQPNRDPQHPEAKTPQPSSLQGPDFEDIMATRSSDWLQQTPGVDTVHQLDMRPSWDSEPRFWQDVLTQQLWQIFTGTQERPRRRTTEQAPGQESQEPAPRYLGVKLLPKDTLVLSPATPSPNSSEGSRKGSTGRGTVGEGVFSHMAQELPVKTYQFLKPICWDPEDFENTWNRPDALPWQSKKLAVPHRVEKVRRLEHGEPVLATAVSSFTRHAFTCGRGGVKVWSLVSQVVEAKFPESYLRVQTQGAYLRTCLLFSNSTALLTGGHNLTSVSLWDLTAPSLYVRAELPCAGLTCQALAASPEDNLAFAGFTDGSVRIWDLRNQSVVRDLLGHLNGAKSIAVKDRHIWTGGLDACLRCWDLRTTGEPQEYQFESQIMSLSPSPWEDWVLVGTANGQQWLQPSLGGQKHMVGCKDGTILGLKFSPLGQWWVSVGTDNLVSVFSMPMGTTVVQVPETSSVMCCDVSPSNHLIATGSRDHASVYQITY from the exons ATG GCTCATCCTGAGGCCGGCTACTATCAGAACGCCCTGGATCAGCTCAAGCAGCACTTCCCCAG GTTCCCCACTCACTTGACGACACAGATGGACAGCGCTTACTACTTG TTCCAGGAGATCCGGCAGGGGCTCCAGGAACATCACAAGCAG GCAGAAAACTTCCTACAGATAGTGGAGATCTGCAACCAATCCCTGGGCTTCCAGCTGGGGGAG CACCAGGGAAACCAGGAGTTCCCCAGTGAGCAGCCCAACCGGGACCCCCAGCACCCAGAGGCCAAGACCCCACAGCCCTCCAGTCTCCAGGGACCAGACTTCGAAGACATCATGGCCACGAGGTCATCCGACTGGCTCCAGCAGACCCCCGGAGTGGACACAGTCCACCAGCTAGACATGCGGCCATCCTGGGACTCGGAGCCCCGGTTTTGGCAGGATGTTCTGACACAGCAGCTCTGGCAGATTTTTACTGGGACCCAGGAGCGCCCAAGACGCAGGA CGACAGAGCAGGCGCCAGGCCAG GAAAGCCAGGAGCCAGCACCACGATACTTGGGAGTGAAACTGCTCCCCAAGGACACTTTGG TTCTCAGCCCAGCTACgccctcccccaactcctctGAGGGCTCCCGAAAGGGAAGCACAGGACGGGGCACTGTAGGAGAGGGGGTGTTCTCCCACATGGCCCAG GAGCTTCCTGTAAAAACCTATCAATTTCTGAAGCCCAT ATGCTGGGACCCTGAGGACTTTGAAAACACGTGGAATAGGCCTGATGCCTTGCCCTGGCAGTCCAAGAAGCTGGCCGTGCCACACAGAGTGGAGAAGGTACGGAGGCTAGAACATGGGGAGCCCGTGCTGGCCACGGCCGTCAGCAGCTTCACGCGGCACGCCTTCACCTGTGGCAGGGGTGGCGTCAAGGTGTGGAGCCTGGTCAGCCAGGTGGTGGAGGCCAAGTTTCCAGAGAGCTACCTGCGTGTACAG ACCCAGGGGGCCTACCTGCGCACTTGCTTGCTGTTCTCAAACAGCACGGCCCTGCTGACGGGTGGCCACAACCTGACCAGCGTGAGCCTGTGGGACCTGACAGCACCTTCCCTGTACGTGAGAGCGGAGCTGCCCTGTGCGGGCCTCACCTGCCAGGCCCTGGCCGCCAGCCCTGAGGACAACCTGGCCTTTGCCGGTTTCACCGATGGCAGTGTCAGGATCTGGGACCTGCGGAACCAGAGCGTGGTCAG GGACCTGCTGGGTCACCTGAACGGTGCCAAGAGCATCGCTGTCAAAGACCGGCACATCTGGACAGGGGGTCTGGACGCCTGCCTGCGGTGCTGGGACCTGAGGACCACTGGGGAGCCCCAGGAATACCAGTTTGAGTCTCAG ATAATGAgcctgtcccccagcccctgggaggaCTGGGTGCTGGTGGGCACAGCCAATGGCCAGCAGTGGCTGCAGCCCAGCCTTGGGGGCCAGAAGCACATGGTGGGATGTAAGGACGGCACCATCCTCGGTCTCAAGTTCTCCCCGCTGG GCCAGTGGTGGGTGAGCGTGGGGACGGACAACCTGGTCAGCGTCTTCAGCATGCCCATGGGGACCACAGTGGTCCAG GTACCTGAGACGTCCTCCGTCATGTGCTGCGACGTGTCTCCCAGCAACCACCTGATCGCCACGGGGTCCAGGGACCACGCCTCAGTGTACCAGATCACGTACTGA
- the TLE6 gene encoding transducin-like enhancer protein 6 isoform X1, with the protein MAHPEAGYYQNALDQLKQHFPRFPTHLTTQMDSAYYLFQEIRQGLQEHHKQAENFLQIVEICNQSLGFQLGEHQGNQEFPSEQPNRDPQHPEAKTPQPSSLQGPDFEDIMATRSSDWLQQTPGVDTVHQLDMRPSWDSEPRFWQDVLTQQLWQIFTGTQERPRRRTTEQAPGQESQEPAPRYLGVKLLPKDTLGNPGGRRAARPGGGEPHLPLIHSFLCPVLSPATPSPNSSEGSRKGSTGRGTVGEGVFSHMAQELPVKTYQFLKPICWDPEDFENTWNRPDALPWQSKKLAVPHRVEKVRRLEHGEPVLATAVSSFTRHAFTCGRGGVKVWSLVSQVVEAKFPESYLRVQTQGAYLRTCLLFSNSTALLTGGHNLTSVSLWDLTAPSLYVRAELPCAGLTCQALAASPEDNLAFAGFTDGSVRIWDLRNQSVVRDLLGHLNGAKSIAVKDRHIWTGGLDACLRCWDLRTTGEPQEYQFESQIMSLSPSPWEDWVLVGTANGQQWLQPSLGGQKHMVGCKDGTILGLKFSPLGQWWVSVGTDNLVSVFSMPMGTTVVQVPETSSVMCCDVSPSNHLIATGSRDHASVYQITY; encoded by the exons ATG GCTCATCCTGAGGCCGGCTACTATCAGAACGCCCTGGATCAGCTCAAGCAGCACTTCCCCAG GTTCCCCACTCACTTGACGACACAGATGGACAGCGCTTACTACTTG TTCCAGGAGATCCGGCAGGGGCTCCAGGAACATCACAAGCAG GCAGAAAACTTCCTACAGATAGTGGAGATCTGCAACCAATCCCTGGGCTTCCAGCTGGGGGAG CACCAGGGAAACCAGGAGTTCCCCAGTGAGCAGCCCAACCGGGACCCCCAGCACCCAGAGGCCAAGACCCCACAGCCCTCCAGTCTCCAGGGACCAGACTTCGAAGACATCATGGCCACGAGGTCATCCGACTGGCTCCAGCAGACCCCCGGAGTGGACACAGTCCACCAGCTAGACATGCGGCCATCCTGGGACTCGGAGCCCCGGTTTTGGCAGGATGTTCTGACACAGCAGCTCTGGCAGATTTTTACTGGGACCCAGGAGCGCCCAAGACGCAGGA CGACAGAGCAGGCGCCAGGCCAG GAAAGCCAGGAGCCAGCACCACGATACTTGGGAGTGAAACTGCTCCCCAAGGACACTTTGGGTAATCCTGGTGGGAGGAGGGCAGCccgccctgggggaggggagccacaCCTGCCACTGATCCACTCTTTTCTCTGCCCAGTTCTCAGCCCAGCTACgccctcccccaactcctctGAGGGCTCCCGAAAGGGAAGCACAGGACGGGGCACTGTAGGAGAGGGGGTGTTCTCCCACATGGCCCAG GAGCTTCCTGTAAAAACCTATCAATTTCTGAAGCCCAT ATGCTGGGACCCTGAGGACTTTGAAAACACGTGGAATAGGCCTGATGCCTTGCCCTGGCAGTCCAAGAAGCTGGCCGTGCCACACAGAGTGGAGAAGGTACGGAGGCTAGAACATGGGGAGCCCGTGCTGGCCACGGCCGTCAGCAGCTTCACGCGGCACGCCTTCACCTGTGGCAGGGGTGGCGTCAAGGTGTGGAGCCTGGTCAGCCAGGTGGTGGAGGCCAAGTTTCCAGAGAGCTACCTGCGTGTACAG ACCCAGGGGGCCTACCTGCGCACTTGCTTGCTGTTCTCAAACAGCACGGCCCTGCTGACGGGTGGCCACAACCTGACCAGCGTGAGCCTGTGGGACCTGACAGCACCTTCCCTGTACGTGAGAGCGGAGCTGCCCTGTGCGGGCCTCACCTGCCAGGCCCTGGCCGCCAGCCCTGAGGACAACCTGGCCTTTGCCGGTTTCACCGATGGCAGTGTCAGGATCTGGGACCTGCGGAACCAGAGCGTGGTCAG GGACCTGCTGGGTCACCTGAACGGTGCCAAGAGCATCGCTGTCAAAGACCGGCACATCTGGACAGGGGGTCTGGACGCCTGCCTGCGGTGCTGGGACCTGAGGACCACTGGGGAGCCCCAGGAATACCAGTTTGAGTCTCAG ATAATGAgcctgtcccccagcccctgggaggaCTGGGTGCTGGTGGGCACAGCCAATGGCCAGCAGTGGCTGCAGCCCAGCCTTGGGGGCCAGAAGCACATGGTGGGATGTAAGGACGGCACCATCCTCGGTCTCAAGTTCTCCCCGCTGG GCCAGTGGTGGGTGAGCGTGGGGACGGACAACCTGGTCAGCGTCTTCAGCATGCCCATGGGGACCACAGTGGTCCAG GTACCTGAGACGTCCTCCGTCATGTGCTGCGACGTGTCTCCCAGCAACCACCTGATCGCCACGGGGTCCAGGGACCACGCCTCAGTGTACCAGATCACGTACTGA
- the TLE6 gene encoding transducin-like enhancer protein 6 isoform X3 gives MAENFLQIVEICNQSLGFQLGEHQGNQEFPSEQPNRDPQHPEAKTPQPSSLQGPDFEDIMATRSSDWLQQTPGVDTVHQLDMRPSWDSEPRFWQDVLTQQLWQIFTGTQERPRRRTTEQAPGQESQEPAPRYLGVKLLPKDTLGNPGGRRAARPGGGEPHLPLIHSFLCPVLSPATPSPNSSEGSRKGSTGRGTVGEGVFSHMAQELPVKTYQFLKPICWDPEDFENTWNRPDALPWQSKKLAVPHRVEKVRRLEHGEPVLATAVSSFTRHAFTCGRGGVKVWSLVSQVVEAKFPESYLRVQTQGAYLRTCLLFSNSTALLTGGHNLTSVSLWDLTAPSLYVRAELPCAGLTCQALAASPEDNLAFAGFTDGSVRIWDLRNQSVVRDLLGHLNGAKSIAVKDRHIWTGGLDACLRCWDLRTTGEPQEYQFESQIMSLSPSPWEDWVLVGTANGQQWLQPSLGGQKHMVGCKDGTILGLKFSPLGQWWVSVGTDNLVSVFSMPMGTTVVQVPETSSVMCCDVSPSNHLIATGSRDHASVYQITY, from the exons ATG GCAGAAAACTTCCTACAGATAGTGGAGATCTGCAACCAATCCCTGGGCTTCCAGCTGGGGGAG CACCAGGGAAACCAGGAGTTCCCCAGTGAGCAGCCCAACCGGGACCCCCAGCACCCAGAGGCCAAGACCCCACAGCCCTCCAGTCTCCAGGGACCAGACTTCGAAGACATCATGGCCACGAGGTCATCCGACTGGCTCCAGCAGACCCCCGGAGTGGACACAGTCCACCAGCTAGACATGCGGCCATCCTGGGACTCGGAGCCCCGGTTTTGGCAGGATGTTCTGACACAGCAGCTCTGGCAGATTTTTACTGGGACCCAGGAGCGCCCAAGACGCAGGA CGACAGAGCAGGCGCCAGGCCAG GAAAGCCAGGAGCCAGCACCACGATACTTGGGAGTGAAACTGCTCCCCAAGGACACTTTGGGTAATCCTGGTGGGAGGAGGGCAGCccgccctgggggaggggagccacaCCTGCCACTGATCCACTCTTTTCTCTGCCCAGTTCTCAGCCCAGCTACgccctcccccaactcctctGAGGGCTCCCGAAAGGGAAGCACAGGACGGGGCACTGTAGGAGAGGGGGTGTTCTCCCACATGGCCCAG GAGCTTCCTGTAAAAACCTATCAATTTCTGAAGCCCAT ATGCTGGGACCCTGAGGACTTTGAAAACACGTGGAATAGGCCTGATGCCTTGCCCTGGCAGTCCAAGAAGCTGGCCGTGCCACACAGAGTGGAGAAGGTACGGAGGCTAGAACATGGGGAGCCCGTGCTGGCCACGGCCGTCAGCAGCTTCACGCGGCACGCCTTCACCTGTGGCAGGGGTGGCGTCAAGGTGTGGAGCCTGGTCAGCCAGGTGGTGGAGGCCAAGTTTCCAGAGAGCTACCTGCGTGTACAG ACCCAGGGGGCCTACCTGCGCACTTGCTTGCTGTTCTCAAACAGCACGGCCCTGCTGACGGGTGGCCACAACCTGACCAGCGTGAGCCTGTGGGACCTGACAGCACCTTCCCTGTACGTGAGAGCGGAGCTGCCCTGTGCGGGCCTCACCTGCCAGGCCCTGGCCGCCAGCCCTGAGGACAACCTGGCCTTTGCCGGTTTCACCGATGGCAGTGTCAGGATCTGGGACCTGCGGAACCAGAGCGTGGTCAG GGACCTGCTGGGTCACCTGAACGGTGCCAAGAGCATCGCTGTCAAAGACCGGCACATCTGGACAGGGGGTCTGGACGCCTGCCTGCGGTGCTGGGACCTGAGGACCACTGGGGAGCCCCAGGAATACCAGTTTGAGTCTCAG ATAATGAgcctgtcccccagcccctgggaggaCTGGGTGCTGGTGGGCACAGCCAATGGCCAGCAGTGGCTGCAGCCCAGCCTTGGGGGCCAGAAGCACATGGTGGGATGTAAGGACGGCACCATCCTCGGTCTCAAGTTCTCCCCGCTGG GCCAGTGGTGGGTGAGCGTGGGGACGGACAACCTGGTCAGCGTCTTCAGCATGCCCATGGGGACCACAGTGGTCCAG GTACCTGAGACGTCCTCCGTCATGTGCTGCGACGTGTCTCCCAGCAACCACCTGATCGCCACGGGGTCCAGGGACCACGCCTCAGTGTACCAGATCACGTACTGA